From a region of the Leptospira kmetyi serovar Malaysia str. Bejo-Iso9 genome:
- a CDS encoding acyl-CoA dehydrogenase family protein produces MDFTIPKEVEEIKKKIRDFVETYAIPAEVHYDYDHGRMPEKITEELRKKVKELGLWTPHLPKSEGGLGLDMVGTAIIFSELGRSPIAPYLCNCDAPDEGNMHLLHIAANDEQKKKYYYPLVEGKIRSAFAMTEPPPGAGADPQTLTTNAVKDGTDYIINGHKWYCTGANGAGFLIVMSKVADSFRRTTMFLVPTDAPGYTMVREIGVMGSHGPGGHCELKFENVRVPESAILGRVGEGFKWSQERLGPARLTHCMRWIGLARRSMEIAREYAIKREVFGQRIADHQGIQWMFAESALEIESGYMLTLKAAHTLRSGEDARQIISMAKWQVSETLCKVIDRAIQICGSHGYGRDMKLELFYRDARAARIADGPSEVHKMVIGRNLVSGKSDF; encoded by the coding sequence ATGGATTTTACGATACCTAAGGAAGTCGAAGAGATCAAAAAGAAAATTCGGGATTTTGTCGAGACTTACGCGATTCCCGCCGAGGTTCATTACGATTACGATCACGGGAGAATGCCCGAAAAAATCACCGAAGAACTCAGAAAAAAAGTCAAGGAACTCGGTCTTTGGACTCCGCATCTTCCTAAGTCCGAAGGTGGTCTCGGTTTGGACATGGTCGGAACCGCGATCATCTTTTCCGAACTCGGACGTTCTCCGATCGCTCCTTATCTTTGCAACTGCGACGCGCCCGACGAAGGCAATATGCATCTTCTTCACATAGCGGCCAACGATGAACAAAAGAAAAAATACTATTATCCTCTTGTGGAAGGAAAGATTCGTTCCGCATTCGCGATGACCGAACCTCCGCCGGGCGCGGGAGCCGATCCGCAAACGTTGACGACCAATGCGGTGAAAGACGGAACCGATTATATCATCAACGGGCACAAGTGGTATTGCACAGGCGCGAACGGCGCGGGTTTTCTCATCGTGATGTCCAAGGTCGCGGATTCTTTTCGAAGAACCACGATGTTTCTCGTTCCGACCGACGCTCCGGGTTATACGATGGTGCGTGAAATCGGGGTGATGGGTTCGCACGGACCGGGCGGTCACTGCGAATTAAAATTCGAAAACGTTCGCGTTCCCGAATCCGCAATTTTAGGAAGAGTGGGAGAAGGTTTTAAATGGTCTCAGGAACGTCTGGGCCCGGCTCGTCTAACACACTGTATGCGATGGATCGGTCTCGCAAGAAGATCGATGGAAATCGCGAGAGAATACGCGATCAAACGGGAAGTTTTCGGCCAAAGAATCGCGGATCATCAGGGAATTCAATGGATGTTTGCGGAATCCGCTCTCGAAATCGAATCGGGTTATATGCTTACCTTAAAGGCGGCTCACACTTTGAGATCGGGAGAAGACGCAAGACAAATCATCTCGATGGCCAAGTGGCAGGTTTCGGAAACTCTTTGTAAGGTGATCGATCGCGCGATTCAGATCTGCGGATCGCACGGTTACGGAAGGGATATGAAACTCGAACTCTTTTACAGGGACGCGAGAGCCGCGAGAATTGCGGACGGACCGAGCGAGGTTCACAAGATGGTGATCGGAAG